Proteins encoded within one genomic window of Oncorhynchus nerka isolate Pitt River linkage group LG17, Oner_Uvic_2.0, whole genome shotgun sequence:
- the LOC115145033 gene encoding protein ECT2-like isoform X3 codes for MADSSIVTLGMARSLLVDSSVYDSRMAETTKDVFLGLGSEDMEEMLPRVETRVVLVGEAGKNGALVKALQAVRIMEVPVVKIRGGEPGAGTGEKLIKSIVNMDINVPCIKTNNVKEFGDGENTEFETVFVLKDFSSPDYIYLYKHDNRIVGPPVVLHCARREEPLPFSSRPLYSTTMLNLSLCFTGFRNKEEVKNLVNLVHHMGGTIRKDFSTKVTHLIAYSTHGEKYKLAVCMGTPILTPTWIHKAWEHREDVSFHAGDEEFRTEFKVPPFQDCVLSFLGFSDEEKTNMEERTIKHGGSHLEVGDQKCTHMVVEENAVKELPFVPSKRLYVVKQEWFWGTIQMDARAGESMYFYQKMDSPVLKKAVSLLSLNTPNSNRKRRRLRETLAQLTKETEISPFPPPRKRPSAEHSMSMGSLLDISNTPETCKALAEHSRPLKSSTPAVLKQSARWQVSKELYQTESNYVDILTTVLQLFKVPLEKEGQVGGPILAPEEIKTIFGSIPEIFDVHTRIKADLEELVMDWSEDKSVGDIILKYSKDLVKAYLPFVNFFEMSKETIVRCEKQKPRFHAFLKINQAKPECGRQTLVELLIRPVQRLPSVALLLNDIKKHTACNNPDKITLEKAIESLKEVMTHINEDKRKIEGQKQIFDVVYEVDGCPANLLSSHRSLVHRVETIALGDKPCDRGEHVSLFLFNDCLEIARKRHKVISTFRSPLGQTRPAAQLKHITLMPLSQIRRVLDLQDTEDCRNAFALVVHPPTEQENLLFSFQLTTEDTVKSTWLKMLCRHVANTICKADAEDLIQCTEPDSVQVSTKDMDSTLSKASRVIKKTSKKVTRAFSFTKTPKRVIQRAFMANSTSDDKSPGPSSENMIHVGSSATLSAMHSPSMVNLPSMFERKYHTFSRSTSHLF; via the exons ATGGCTGACAGCAGCATAGTTACTTTGGGGATGGCTCGGAGCCTGCTGGTGGACTCCTCTGTGTATGACTCCAGGATGGCTGAGACTACTAAGGATGTATTCCTGGGTTTGGGCTCTGAAGACATGGAAG AGATGCTACCTCGGGTCGAAACCAGAGTTGTCCTTGTAGGAGAAGCTGGAAAAAATGGAGCACTTGTCAAAGCACTGCAG GCCGTCAGAATAATGGAAGTCCCAGTGGTTAAGATTAGAGGAGGAGAACCGGGTGCTGGGACTGGAGAGAAATTGATAAAATCTATAGTCAATATG GATATCAACGTGCCTTGCATAAAGACCAACAATGTCAAAGAGtttggagatggagaaaacacagaGTTTGAGACGGTGTTCGTGCTCAAAGacttctcctctcctgactacatCTATCTTTACAAACATGACAACCGGATCGTGGGCCCCCCGGTTGTTCTCCACTGTGCGAGACGAGAGGAG CCCCTGCCGTTTTCCTCTCGTCCTCTATACTCTACCACCATGCTCAACTTGTCGCTGTGTTTCACCGGTTTCCGCAACAAAGAGGAAGTT AAAAACCTGGTGAATCTGGTGCATCACATGGGAGGCACCATTCGGAAGGACTTCAGCACTAAAGTCACCCATCTCATTGCATACTCCACTCATGGCGAGAAATACAAG CTTGCTGTGTGTATGGGAACACCCATCCTCACCCCAACTTGGATCCATAAGGCCTGGGAGCATAGAGAGGATGT TAGTTTCCATGCTGGAGATGAAGAGTTCCGCACCGAATTCAAAGTTCCCCCCTTTCAAGACTGTGTGCTGAGCTTCCTGGGCTTCTCAGATGAAGAGAAGACCAACATGGAGGAAAGGACAATCAAACATG GTGGCAGCCACCTGGAGGTTGGTGATCAGAAGTGCACTCACATGGTGGTGGAGGAAAACGCTGTCAAGGAGCTGCCATTCGTACCATCAAAGAGACTGTATGTTGTCAAGCAGGAG TGGTTCTGGGGAACGATACAGATGGATGCCCGAGCAGGAGAGTCCATGTACTTCTATCAGAAG ATGGACAGTCCTGTGCTGAAGAAGGCTGTGTCCCTGCTGTCCCTCAACACACCCAACAGTAACCGGAAGAGGAGGCGTCTGCGGGAAACCCTGGCCCAGCTCACCAAGGAGACTGagatctcccccttccctccaccCCGCAAGAGGCCTTCTGCCGAACACTCCATGTCCATGGGCTCTCTGCTGGACATCTCCAACACCCCCGAGACCTGCAAGGCCTTGGCAG AACATTCCCGGCCCTTGAAGAGCTCTACACCTGCTGTCCTGAAGCAGTCGGCTAGATGGCAGGTCTCCAAGGAGTTGTACCAGACAGAGAGCAACTATGTGGATATTCTCACCACAGTCTTGCAG CTGTTCAAAGTCCCCCTGGAAAAGGAAGGCCAAGTTGGTGGACCCATTTTGGCTCCGGAAGAAATCAAGACCATCTTTGGCAGCATCCCAGAGATCTTCGACGTACACACCAGGATAAAG GCCGATCTGGAGGAGCTGGTCATGGACTGGTCTGAGGACAAGAGTGTCGGGGACATCATTCTCAAATAC tctaaaGACCTGGTGAAGGCTTACCTGCCATTCGTCAACTTCTTTGAGATGAGCAAGGAGACCATAGTGAGGTGTGAGAAGCAGAAGCCAAGGTTCCATGCTTTCCTCAAG ATCAATCAGGCGAAGCCCGAGTGTGGACGACAGACGCTGGTGGAGCTGCTGATTCGCCCTGTGCAGAGACTGCCTAGCGTCGCCCTTCTCCTCAACG ATATTAAGAAACACACTGCCTGTAACAACCCTGACAAAATCACTTTGGAGAAGGCAATCGAATCACTGAAGGAAGTTATGAC TCACATAAACGAGGACAAGAGGAAAATAGAGGGACAGAAGCAGATCTTTGATGTCGTCTATGAAGTTGACGGCTGCCCT GCCAACCTGCTCTCGTCCCACCGCAGCCTGGTCCACAGGGTGGAGACCATCGCCCTGGGAGACAAACCCTGTGACCGAGGCGAGCACGTCTCACTCTTTCTCTTCAATGACTGTCTTGAG ATTGCCCGGAAGAGACATAAGGTGATCAGCACATTCAGGAGTCCTCTGGGCCAGACGCGACCTGCAGCCCAACTCAAACACATCACCCTCATGCCTCTGTCCCAGATCAGGAGGGTCCTGGACCTGCAGGATACAGAGG aTTGCCGTAATGCCTTTGCCCTGGTGGTGCACCCGCCCACGGAACAGGAGAATCTTCTCTTCAGCTTCCAGCTGACCACTGAGGATACGGTGAAGTCAACCTGGCTGAAGATGCTCTGTCGCCACGTAGCCAACACCATCTGTAAGGCTGACGCG GAAGATCTAATTCAGTGCACTGAGCCTGACTCTGTCCAAGTGAGCACAAAGGATATGGACAGCACGCTGAGTAAAGCCTCTAGAGTCATCAAGAAAACTTCAAAGAAG GTAACGAGAGCATTTTCCTTCACCAAAACACCCAAACGGGTAATCCAGAGAGCCTTCATGGCCAACAGCACCTCCGATGACAAGAGCCCTGGCCCCAGCTCAGAGAACATGATCCATGTTGGAAGCAGTGCCACCCTGTCA GCGATGCACTCTCCCTCCATGGTCAACCTGCCGTCCATGTTTGAGAGGAAGTACCACACGTTCAGTCGCTCCACATCCCACCTGTTCTGA
- the LOC115145033 gene encoding protein ECT2-like isoform X1: protein MADSSIVTLGMARSLLVDSSVYDSRMAETTKDVFLGLGSEDMEEMLPRVETRVVLVGEAGKNGALVKALQAVRIMEVPVVKIRGGEPGAGTGEKLIKSIVNMDINVPCIKTNNVKEFGDGENTEFETVFVLKDFSSPDYIYLYKHDNRIVGPPVVLHCARREEPLPFSSRPLYSTTMLNLSLCFTGFRNKEEVKNLVNLVHHMGGTIRKDFSTKVTHLIAYSTHGEKYKLAVCMGTPILTPTWIHKAWEHREDVSFHAGDEEFRTEFKVPPFQDCVLSFLGFSDEEKTNMEERTIKHGGSHLEVGDQKCTHMVVEENAVKELPFVPSKRLYVVKQEWFWGTIQMDARAGESMYFYQKMDSPVLKKAVSLLSLNTPNSNRKRRRLRETLAQLTKETEISPFPPPRKRPSAEHSMSMGSLLDISNTPETCKALAEHSRPLKSSTPAVLKQSARWQVSKELYQTESNYVDILTTVLQLFKVPLEKEGQVGGPILAPEEIKTIFGSIPEIFDVHTRIKADLEELVMDWSEDKSVGDIILKYSKDLVKAYLPFVNFFEMSKETIVRCEKQKPRFHAFLKINQAKPECGRQTLVELLIRPVQRLPSVALLLNDIKKHTACNNPDKITLEKAIESLKEVMTHINEDKRKIEGQKQIFDVVYEVDGCPANLLSSHRSLVHRVETIALGDKPCDRGEHVSLFLFNDCLEIARKRHKVISTFRSPLGQTRPAAQLKHITLMPLSQIRRVLDLQDTEDCRNAFALVVHPPTEQENLLFSFQLTTEDTVKSTWLKMLCRHVANTICKADAEDLIQCTEPDSVQVSTKDMDSTLSKASRVIKKTSKKVTRAFSFTKTPKRVIQRAFMANSTSDDKSPGPSSENMIHVGSSATLSMARSTSTFNLSGSTAAAVVQRSNSLDHPPCPRLRVPVCIHTPDPTPSPTCPEETPLKPQPTSTRPPYSAGPPTWRVPSKGRLPPGVCRDLLVSSSDPHKAGCLRPCKETLL from the exons ATGGCTGACAGCAGCATAGTTACTTTGGGGATGGCTCGGAGCCTGCTGGTGGACTCCTCTGTGTATGACTCCAGGATGGCTGAGACTACTAAGGATGTATTCCTGGGTTTGGGCTCTGAAGACATGGAAG AGATGCTACCTCGGGTCGAAACCAGAGTTGTCCTTGTAGGAGAAGCTGGAAAAAATGGAGCACTTGTCAAAGCACTGCAG GCCGTCAGAATAATGGAAGTCCCAGTGGTTAAGATTAGAGGAGGAGAACCGGGTGCTGGGACTGGAGAGAAATTGATAAAATCTATAGTCAATATG GATATCAACGTGCCTTGCATAAAGACCAACAATGTCAAAGAGtttggagatggagaaaacacagaGTTTGAGACGGTGTTCGTGCTCAAAGacttctcctctcctgactacatCTATCTTTACAAACATGACAACCGGATCGTGGGCCCCCCGGTTGTTCTCCACTGTGCGAGACGAGAGGAG CCCCTGCCGTTTTCCTCTCGTCCTCTATACTCTACCACCATGCTCAACTTGTCGCTGTGTTTCACCGGTTTCCGCAACAAAGAGGAAGTT AAAAACCTGGTGAATCTGGTGCATCACATGGGAGGCACCATTCGGAAGGACTTCAGCACTAAAGTCACCCATCTCATTGCATACTCCACTCATGGCGAGAAATACAAG CTTGCTGTGTGTATGGGAACACCCATCCTCACCCCAACTTGGATCCATAAGGCCTGGGAGCATAGAGAGGATGT TAGTTTCCATGCTGGAGATGAAGAGTTCCGCACCGAATTCAAAGTTCCCCCCTTTCAAGACTGTGTGCTGAGCTTCCTGGGCTTCTCAGATGAAGAGAAGACCAACATGGAGGAAAGGACAATCAAACATG GTGGCAGCCACCTGGAGGTTGGTGATCAGAAGTGCACTCACATGGTGGTGGAGGAAAACGCTGTCAAGGAGCTGCCATTCGTACCATCAAAGAGACTGTATGTTGTCAAGCAGGAG TGGTTCTGGGGAACGATACAGATGGATGCCCGAGCAGGAGAGTCCATGTACTTCTATCAGAAG ATGGACAGTCCTGTGCTGAAGAAGGCTGTGTCCCTGCTGTCCCTCAACACACCCAACAGTAACCGGAAGAGGAGGCGTCTGCGGGAAACCCTGGCCCAGCTCACCAAGGAGACTGagatctcccccttccctccaccCCGCAAGAGGCCTTCTGCCGAACACTCCATGTCCATGGGCTCTCTGCTGGACATCTCCAACACCCCCGAGACCTGCAAGGCCTTGGCAG AACATTCCCGGCCCTTGAAGAGCTCTACACCTGCTGTCCTGAAGCAGTCGGCTAGATGGCAGGTCTCCAAGGAGTTGTACCAGACAGAGAGCAACTATGTGGATATTCTCACCACAGTCTTGCAG CTGTTCAAAGTCCCCCTGGAAAAGGAAGGCCAAGTTGGTGGACCCATTTTGGCTCCGGAAGAAATCAAGACCATCTTTGGCAGCATCCCAGAGATCTTCGACGTACACACCAGGATAAAG GCCGATCTGGAGGAGCTGGTCATGGACTGGTCTGAGGACAAGAGTGTCGGGGACATCATTCTCAAATAC tctaaaGACCTGGTGAAGGCTTACCTGCCATTCGTCAACTTCTTTGAGATGAGCAAGGAGACCATAGTGAGGTGTGAGAAGCAGAAGCCAAGGTTCCATGCTTTCCTCAAG ATCAATCAGGCGAAGCCCGAGTGTGGACGACAGACGCTGGTGGAGCTGCTGATTCGCCCTGTGCAGAGACTGCCTAGCGTCGCCCTTCTCCTCAACG ATATTAAGAAACACACTGCCTGTAACAACCCTGACAAAATCACTTTGGAGAAGGCAATCGAATCACTGAAGGAAGTTATGAC TCACATAAACGAGGACAAGAGGAAAATAGAGGGACAGAAGCAGATCTTTGATGTCGTCTATGAAGTTGACGGCTGCCCT GCCAACCTGCTCTCGTCCCACCGCAGCCTGGTCCACAGGGTGGAGACCATCGCCCTGGGAGACAAACCCTGTGACCGAGGCGAGCACGTCTCACTCTTTCTCTTCAATGACTGTCTTGAG ATTGCCCGGAAGAGACATAAGGTGATCAGCACATTCAGGAGTCCTCTGGGCCAGACGCGACCTGCAGCCCAACTCAAACACATCACCCTCATGCCTCTGTCCCAGATCAGGAGGGTCCTGGACCTGCAGGATACAGAGG aTTGCCGTAATGCCTTTGCCCTGGTGGTGCACCCGCCCACGGAACAGGAGAATCTTCTCTTCAGCTTCCAGCTGACCACTGAGGATACGGTGAAGTCAACCTGGCTGAAGATGCTCTGTCGCCACGTAGCCAACACCATCTGTAAGGCTGACGCG GAAGATCTAATTCAGTGCACTGAGCCTGACTCTGTCCAAGTGAGCACAAAGGATATGGACAGCACGCTGAGTAAAGCCTCTAGAGTCATCAAGAAAACTTCAAAGAAG GTAACGAGAGCATTTTCCTTCACCAAAACACCCAAACGGGTAATCCAGAGAGCCTTCATGGCCAACAGCACCTCCGATGACAAGAGCCCTGGCCCCAGCTCAGAGAACATGATCCATGTTGGAAGCAGTGCCACCCTGTCA ATGGCCCGCTCCACCTCAACATTCAACCTCAGTGGTTCTACAGCTGCTGCTGTGGTGCAGCGCTCTAACTCCCTGGACCACCCACCCTGTCCCCGCCTCCGTGTTCCCGTCTGTATTCATACCCCAGACCCAACCCCTAGTCCAACCTGCCCTGAGGAGACCCCACTTAAGCCCCAACCCACCTCCACCAGGCCCCCTTACTCTGCCGGCCCCCCTACCTGGAGGGTCCCGTCCAAAGGGAGGCTTCCCCCTGGGGTCTGCAGGGACCTGctggtctcctcctctgacccacaCAAGGCAGGCTGCTTGAGGCCCTGCAAAGAGACCCTCCTATAG
- the LOC115145033 gene encoding protein ECT2-like isoform X2, with amino-acid sequence MADSSIVTLGMARSLLVDSSVYDSRMAETTKDVFLGLGSEDMEEMLPRVETRVVLVGEAGKNGALVKALQDINVPCIKTNNVKEFGDGENTEFETVFVLKDFSSPDYIYLYKHDNRIVGPPVVLHCARREEPLPFSSRPLYSTTMLNLSLCFTGFRNKEEVKNLVNLVHHMGGTIRKDFSTKVTHLIAYSTHGEKYKLAVCMGTPILTPTWIHKAWEHREDVSFHAGDEEFRTEFKVPPFQDCVLSFLGFSDEEKTNMEERTIKHGGSHLEVGDQKCTHMVVEENAVKELPFVPSKRLYVVKQEWFWGTIQMDARAGESMYFYQKMDSPVLKKAVSLLSLNTPNSNRKRRRLRETLAQLTKETEISPFPPPRKRPSAEHSMSMGSLLDISNTPETCKALAEHSRPLKSSTPAVLKQSARWQVSKELYQTESNYVDILTTVLQLFKVPLEKEGQVGGPILAPEEIKTIFGSIPEIFDVHTRIKADLEELVMDWSEDKSVGDIILKYSKDLVKAYLPFVNFFEMSKETIVRCEKQKPRFHAFLKINQAKPECGRQTLVELLIRPVQRLPSVALLLNDIKKHTACNNPDKITLEKAIESLKEVMTHINEDKRKIEGQKQIFDVVYEVDGCPANLLSSHRSLVHRVETIALGDKPCDRGEHVSLFLFNDCLEIARKRHKVISTFRSPLGQTRPAAQLKHITLMPLSQIRRVLDLQDTEDCRNAFALVVHPPTEQENLLFSFQLTTEDTVKSTWLKMLCRHVANTICKADAEDLIQCTEPDSVQVSTKDMDSTLSKASRVIKKTSKKVTRAFSFTKTPKRVIQRAFMANSTSDDKSPGPSSENMIHVGSSATLSMARSTSTFNLSGSTAAAVVQRSNSLDHPPCPRLRVPVCIHTPDPTPSPTCPEETPLKPQPTSTRPPYSAGPPTWRVPSKGRLPPGVCRDLLVSSSDPHKAGCLRPCKETLL; translated from the exons ATGGCTGACAGCAGCATAGTTACTTTGGGGATGGCTCGGAGCCTGCTGGTGGACTCCTCTGTGTATGACTCCAGGATGGCTGAGACTACTAAGGATGTATTCCTGGGTTTGGGCTCTGAAGACATGGAAG AGATGCTACCTCGGGTCGAAACCAGAGTTGTCCTTGTAGGAGAAGCTGGAAAAAATGGAGCACTTGTCAAAGCACTGCAG GATATCAACGTGCCTTGCATAAAGACCAACAATGTCAAAGAGtttggagatggagaaaacacagaGTTTGAGACGGTGTTCGTGCTCAAAGacttctcctctcctgactacatCTATCTTTACAAACATGACAACCGGATCGTGGGCCCCCCGGTTGTTCTCCACTGTGCGAGACGAGAGGAG CCCCTGCCGTTTTCCTCTCGTCCTCTATACTCTACCACCATGCTCAACTTGTCGCTGTGTTTCACCGGTTTCCGCAACAAAGAGGAAGTT AAAAACCTGGTGAATCTGGTGCATCACATGGGAGGCACCATTCGGAAGGACTTCAGCACTAAAGTCACCCATCTCATTGCATACTCCACTCATGGCGAGAAATACAAG CTTGCTGTGTGTATGGGAACACCCATCCTCACCCCAACTTGGATCCATAAGGCCTGGGAGCATAGAGAGGATGT TAGTTTCCATGCTGGAGATGAAGAGTTCCGCACCGAATTCAAAGTTCCCCCCTTTCAAGACTGTGTGCTGAGCTTCCTGGGCTTCTCAGATGAAGAGAAGACCAACATGGAGGAAAGGACAATCAAACATG GTGGCAGCCACCTGGAGGTTGGTGATCAGAAGTGCACTCACATGGTGGTGGAGGAAAACGCTGTCAAGGAGCTGCCATTCGTACCATCAAAGAGACTGTATGTTGTCAAGCAGGAG TGGTTCTGGGGAACGATACAGATGGATGCCCGAGCAGGAGAGTCCATGTACTTCTATCAGAAG ATGGACAGTCCTGTGCTGAAGAAGGCTGTGTCCCTGCTGTCCCTCAACACACCCAACAGTAACCGGAAGAGGAGGCGTCTGCGGGAAACCCTGGCCCAGCTCACCAAGGAGACTGagatctcccccttccctccaccCCGCAAGAGGCCTTCTGCCGAACACTCCATGTCCATGGGCTCTCTGCTGGACATCTCCAACACCCCCGAGACCTGCAAGGCCTTGGCAG AACATTCCCGGCCCTTGAAGAGCTCTACACCTGCTGTCCTGAAGCAGTCGGCTAGATGGCAGGTCTCCAAGGAGTTGTACCAGACAGAGAGCAACTATGTGGATATTCTCACCACAGTCTTGCAG CTGTTCAAAGTCCCCCTGGAAAAGGAAGGCCAAGTTGGTGGACCCATTTTGGCTCCGGAAGAAATCAAGACCATCTTTGGCAGCATCCCAGAGATCTTCGACGTACACACCAGGATAAAG GCCGATCTGGAGGAGCTGGTCATGGACTGGTCTGAGGACAAGAGTGTCGGGGACATCATTCTCAAATAC tctaaaGACCTGGTGAAGGCTTACCTGCCATTCGTCAACTTCTTTGAGATGAGCAAGGAGACCATAGTGAGGTGTGAGAAGCAGAAGCCAAGGTTCCATGCTTTCCTCAAG ATCAATCAGGCGAAGCCCGAGTGTGGACGACAGACGCTGGTGGAGCTGCTGATTCGCCCTGTGCAGAGACTGCCTAGCGTCGCCCTTCTCCTCAACG ATATTAAGAAACACACTGCCTGTAACAACCCTGACAAAATCACTTTGGAGAAGGCAATCGAATCACTGAAGGAAGTTATGAC TCACATAAACGAGGACAAGAGGAAAATAGAGGGACAGAAGCAGATCTTTGATGTCGTCTATGAAGTTGACGGCTGCCCT GCCAACCTGCTCTCGTCCCACCGCAGCCTGGTCCACAGGGTGGAGACCATCGCCCTGGGAGACAAACCCTGTGACCGAGGCGAGCACGTCTCACTCTTTCTCTTCAATGACTGTCTTGAG ATTGCCCGGAAGAGACATAAGGTGATCAGCACATTCAGGAGTCCTCTGGGCCAGACGCGACCTGCAGCCCAACTCAAACACATCACCCTCATGCCTCTGTCCCAGATCAGGAGGGTCCTGGACCTGCAGGATACAGAGG aTTGCCGTAATGCCTTTGCCCTGGTGGTGCACCCGCCCACGGAACAGGAGAATCTTCTCTTCAGCTTCCAGCTGACCACTGAGGATACGGTGAAGTCAACCTGGCTGAAGATGCTCTGTCGCCACGTAGCCAACACCATCTGTAAGGCTGACGCG GAAGATCTAATTCAGTGCACTGAGCCTGACTCTGTCCAAGTGAGCACAAAGGATATGGACAGCACGCTGAGTAAAGCCTCTAGAGTCATCAAGAAAACTTCAAAGAAG GTAACGAGAGCATTTTCCTTCACCAAAACACCCAAACGGGTAATCCAGAGAGCCTTCATGGCCAACAGCACCTCCGATGACAAGAGCCCTGGCCCCAGCTCAGAGAACATGATCCATGTTGGAAGCAGTGCCACCCTGTCA ATGGCCCGCTCCACCTCAACATTCAACCTCAGTGGTTCTACAGCTGCTGCTGTGGTGCAGCGCTCTAACTCCCTGGACCACCCACCCTGTCCCCGCCTCCGTGTTCCCGTCTGTATTCATACCCCAGACCCAACCCCTAGTCCAACCTGCCCTGAGGAGACCCCACTTAAGCCCCAACCCACCTCCACCAGGCCCCCTTACTCTGCCGGCCCCCCTACCTGGAGGGTCCCGTCCAAAGGGAGGCTTCCCCCTGGGGTCTGCAGGGACCTGctggtctcctcctctgacccacaCAAGGCAGGCTGCTTGAGGCCCTGCAAAGAGACCCTCCTATAG